The genomic segment ATGGGGAAGCGAAAAAATACAAGGCACACAGCTTGGTTACGTGTACGAAGCACGTATCTCCCTCACCGTGAATACACCTCTCTTCGTATTACTCTCTCACTGCATGCAAACCTCTtctttccaccaccactccgCTCGAGCACTTGTACTGCCAGGGACCTTATTCATACATGCATACACGTTTATCCTgcacaaaaaaaggggaagcgTTGTAGTACAAAGAAAACGGCGTTTATTTCAAACATTCTTGACAGCAAGTGCACAGAGCCGGCTGCTCCCATCCACCCTCTCAGCCCCTTCGCGCCAGCCAGCCGGCCATCACAGATCTTCTTTTCTTACGTGTTTGTGTCTTAGACCCCTGCGTTCTGTTTGGTTGGTGCTAGGAAAATAGTGCCTGCACTTGTGTCTAGttggtgctctctctctctctctctctctctctcgctcagtTCGTACCACAAGACACACATACGCCTCGCGGTGAAATGTCTGTCCCCGTAACGGAGAGCATCGGGAAGGCTCGGTGGACCCAgggcgaggatgacgagaCGTGCCTCGAAGTCCGCATTCCGTGTGTTCTCCCCGACGGCGTGCGGCCGCGCGAGCTGACGGTCGATATCAAGGATAGCTGCATTCTGTGCATCAGTCACAAGGAGACGCGGAtcctgcagtggcgcctGTACGCCCCTGTGAACGATGAGGTGGAGTGGCGCATGGAGGATGACAACATCCTCGTGGTGGAGTTGGATAAGAGGTCCGGCGCACCATGGAGCTGTCTACTTGACCTACAGATGCGCGCCGACGACGAGCTGCTGACATCGATTGCCGAGATCGACCGTATGTTCCGTACGCAGCTGCCCGTTCTTCCCTCCATCGAGGGTGGTGAGGGCGAGTAtgcggcaaagaaggcgtCTGATCAAgatgaggtggagaagaacgGCGAAGCTGGCGGCAAGGAGGCGGGCGGGGAGGACGACCTTGATAAACTGCTTGACGAGGTGGCAAAGGAGGTCACGGGCAAGGAGCCGAAGGagaacgacgacgaggacgataGCACCGCTGCTTTTATCAAGGCTGAGCTTGAGAACTACCGcgttgaggaggaggagattaAGAAGAAGCTGGTGGAAGTTGAGGCCACGCTGAACAACTCAACAGACACCGACGCCACCAATACGGCGAGCGAGCAGAAGAACATCCTGAGTGAGATGGCTCGACTCCACAACCAGTGCCGTGCAATTCGATCGCAGCCGAGCACACTGGAGAACTTTCTGATGTGCACGCAGCTCGACCTGCAGAAGGCACGTGTCAACATTGGTGAGACTGGtgagaacgaggaggaggagtaccAGTCGGACGAGGAGCGTGAGCTGAGCGCGACGGAACTCATGACATGCGGTCTGAAGTTCTTCGAGGACCAGGACATCAAGGGCTGCCTGCACTTCCTGCGCCTCGCTGCCATTCACCACAAGCACGAGCAGAGCACGCTACTATTGTACAATATATATAGCCAGCTGCAGTCCCCTCGCGGTGCTTTCTTGCTGATGAAGCGCGCACTCGACGATAGCGTGCCGAGCGCTGCTGTGAATCAGAAGATCGGTGAGCTGTACGACCAGGGAGCACGTcactttctccccctctttccggCAGCCATTTACTTCTACCAGCGCGCAGCCAAGCTTGGTCACGTTAATGGCATGCTGAGCTTGGCGCAGCTGTGGCTTCGAGGCTCTACCGCGTCATCGATGCTctccgaggaggaggtcgaggCTCAACAGAGCATCTCGAAGTACCACGCTTGGCTGCAGAAGGCAATGGATCGCGGCTGCGGCTCCGCGTACTTTGTGCGCGGCTGCATGCACATCAAGGGTGAACACGGCATGGCCAAGTCGTACGCGGCGGCAAAAGAGTACCTCGACGCCGCGGCAAGCGCTCAACCGGAGATTCTCCGCCGTGCCCCGCAGATTCCCATGATGCTGGAGATGCTgcgtgaggaggaagagaagtcCGCGAAGCCGAAGGAAGGGACAACAAGCACGTCGGCGTCGACCACcaaggccgccgccgctgctactgcctCCGCTGCGCCAACAGCGTCGGCCAAGACTGCCGACGAGGGTGTCAAGGTAACTTCGTCGGTGGCTCGGTTGAATGCTCTTAGCAGCAAGGCTGACAACTCCTTTGGTGGTAGCGGCGTCATGGCCCCCCGAACCGTGAGCGAAGGCGCCGCCATGCGCGTGAGAAAGGGCTTCAGGGGCGGTTCCCGCAGCAAGTTCTTCTGGGAGCAAGCCTGCGTTGCGAGTGTCACCATGTACAGCGTGTACACTTTGGCGTTCCCTATCCGCATtatccttctcccctttttctaCTCGGCAATTAGCGGTATCATTGAGCGCATTCCGTGGCTGGCGAATAGCAACGCCGATCTCAGCATGTTTTAGTGCATAGTGGAGTGCGTGCGAGCAACAGAGGCGGGTACAGGGTGGAATGGCAGtagaaaagaaggaaaagcgaGACGAACAGTGGACCTCCCGATGTGCTGGACGCTTAGTATTCTGCTTACTCGAcatcctctctttcccatcaCCACGATGGCGGTAGAAGAGTGGTGACTTCTCCATGGCAGCtgcaccctctctctcgttcgcCATCAAGAATATTCATCACAGAATCGAAAAGGCTTCCTCCGCgacgtttgtgtgtgtggtgtgctAAGACGTTTAA from the Leishmania panamensis strain MHOM/PA/94/PSC-1 chromosome 28 sequence genome contains:
- a CDS encoding hypothetical protein (TriTrypDB/GeneDB-style sysID: LpmP.28.2300); this encodes MSVPVTESIGKARWTQGEDDETCLEVRIPCVLPDGVRPRELTVDIKDSCILCISHKETRILQWRLYAPVNDEVEWRMEDDNILVVELDKRSGAPWSCLLDLQMRADDELLTSIAEIDRMFRTQLPVLPSIEGGEGEYAAKKASDQDEVEKNGEAGGKEAGGEDDLDKLLDEVAKEVTGKEPKENDDEDDSTAAFIKAELENYRVEEEEIKKKLVEVEATLNNSTDTDATNTASEQKNILSEMARLHNQCRAIRSQPSTLENFLMCTQLDLQKARVNIGETGENEEEEYQSDEERELSATELMTCGLKFFEDQDIKGCLHFLRLAAIHHKHEQSTLLLYNIYSQLQSPRGAFLLMKRALDDSVPSAAVNQKIGELYDQGARHFLPLFPAAIYFYQRAAKLGHVNGMLSLAQLWLRGSTASSMLSEEEVEAQQSISKYHAWLQKAMDRGCGSAYFVRGCMHIKGEHGMAKSYAAAKEYLDAAASAQPEILRRAPQIPMMLEMLREEEEKSAKPKEGTTSTSASTTKAAAAATASAAPTASAKTADEGVKVTSSVARLNALSSKADNSFGGSGVMAPRTVSEGAAMRVRKGFRGGSRSKFFWEQACVASVTMYSVYTLAFPIRIILLPFFYSAISGIIERIPWLANSNADLSMF